The following DNA comes from Musa acuminata AAA Group cultivar baxijiao chromosome BXJ1-4, Cavendish_Baxijiao_AAA, whole genome shotgun sequence.
ACTGGAGCTACATACTCATCTCTTCCGGCAGGCTAATTTCTAAGAAATACAAGCTGAAAAAAGAGTGGGCCATGTCAACCAACTTAGACTGAGAGGAGACTAGTTAGATACAATTAtgaattattgaaaaataaaaatgaacatcAACAGTCTCCTATGAGGATCAGTTTCATGTTCAATTAAATCAACCATAAAGTTTAACCAAAATATTTGTATGAGTATGATGGTAACACCTTTGCAAATTCTATCATACTCCTTAGAATGGTAAATAAAACAACTTAAAATCGTTTAACAAAGGTAATTTTGTCATTTATGATTCTGCTATTATCTTGAttttaggtttaaaaaaaaaaggcacCAAGAAATCTTTCATTTGCAAAATGAAGCTTAAATTTTAATAGATGTCTAACCTTGCAGACATCAAAGCCATGCCAACAAACACAGCTTGGACTGCTTGTTTATGGCCTGCATATTCAAATGCTAGAGGCAGCATTTCGTGCAGTGTCAGAAAAGCCATAACTCCACCAACTAGACAAAGCAATGGTATAAGAATCAGATAACCGGTAAGTTAGTATCTTCTAATGGAAAAGGATGGGAATAATAGATTTACCTGATCCAAGTAAGCCTTCAAGAATCTCAGGACTTAGACTGCTTGGGAACAGGTAAGCTGCAATTCAACAAAAAAGGCAAGTTAGAACTGTAATCTGCAATTAGCAACAAAAAAGTTTTAaccaaatcataaataaaatcTTAGCAAACAAAGAATTTGTACATACCATCTAACAAGTTAACCTAACCCTTTCTCATCAACCAGTGATTAATGCTAGGAGTTACCAAACATTCACCTTGTAGACAATGATCACCTATCACTTACAGTGTCACATGGATTGATGCACATCCAAGAGTCCAACTTAACAAGAGTAAAAGAAGAATTCAAAAtacatttattaaaaaataaaatagaaaattcattaaataaattaattacatAATATGTAATATAATCTTTTCACATGCTTTTGAAATATACCAATCAGAtctgaagggaaaaaaaaattaaaatatgaaaagGAACTAGTCCCTCATGAATAGTCACCAACTCTCCCTACTTTTGcatgacatctctctctctctctctctctctctctctctctctctctaaggaacTAGTCCCTCATGAATAGTCACCAACTCTCCCTACTTTTGCATGacatctctatctctctctctctctctctctctctctctctctctctctctcgaccatCCAATCTCACGAATAGACAAACCTTACAGCAGTGATCATAAGTTCATAACTATGTTATATGAAAAGAAGTCAAGACTGGAATCAGCTATGCCAGCCCAATgaacaagaaagaaggaaagcTTTAGTTTGGAAATATGGTCCAACTGAGGTAACATAAGATCATCAAGATGAAGCAAGTAGTGCATACCCACAAATATGACACCTAGTGGCTCAGCAAACCCAGAAAGTGTTGCCAATTTGAATGCCTGCCATTTGCTGGACCAAGCAAATAAAATTCAAACTCAGACCTGTATCAACCCCTTCCAGAACAAAGCGGTAGTACTGAATGTGCTACAAGTTGTCATAGTAAGCTATGAAATATTACAATTATCTTAGTAAAATGAGATGCACTTAAGTATCTCTTGACACAAATTTCTCATATTTCTAAGCGTACTTTAATAAGAATTAAAGTAAATAACTACCTTTGTGTAGCAAAATATACAGGAAGGGCTACCGCAACACCctgcaaaaaaaataattaaaaaattcagaAAACAAAAAGAACCACATTCTTAACCACACTATGTTCAGTTGAAGTTTCATCCTTAATGGAAACTAAGATgacaataataattataattctcAGCACAGTTAAGATTTTAAAAAGTTTATGTTTTCAGGTCAAGCTTAATTAGATTCAAAGTTATTTCACTGGAAcagtttaaagatgaatcagcaATAACCTTGTACGGGCTCTAGGTTCTCTCATGTCAAAACCATCCATTGATTTGTGCTTTTACCAGAGAAGCACGAAGGACACGGGACACGAACATGACACAACACCGACACAGTGAtgtcatttttaaaaaaattatgatacagACATGACAAGgacacatgtaatttttaattacataatatttgattaataTGAATTTTATAGGATTTATACTTAAAATTTACAAACTCAGCAATGTGTACAAATAAATATGACGCCCACGACCCATCTCCATGCAGAATCCAAAGTAGATGGCCCTCACATGAGGGCCATGCGAGCACAATGCCACACGCGAGGACCACGCGCTGAAGCACGCAGGAGTGAAGTGGGAGTGATGTCGTGTCCAAcaaatataaatgaaaaataaataaaaaaagacacaGCTGAACGTGTGTCAGACATGTGTTCGACTATGTCGGCAGTGTATACGTGTCCGGCTCGTGTCGAACCTGAACACATCCACCAAAAGTACATGTTCATGCTTCTTAGGCTTTTACCATATTAATCTGCATATGCAGCTTTACAATGCAAACAAGATGATCTTTTTGGGGGAAACCTATTGTATTTGAATTTGCTTCCTTCAGCACAATATTTTCTGTTTTAATTTGTTCAATAAACACATTATTTCACATACACAAGGGCCTAACCTTGTTTCAACAAATTGGAATTGGTACTCCTCGAGGATTAGGTGGAATGTAAACACGTGGAAAGAAATAAGACATGAAAAAGGTTAAGAAAATGCATATTCAAGCATTAGAATTTGAAGGTCTATTTCATGAACATAACTTAATGGAGAAACAACTTTTTGAAGACTTACAGTATTATAGATTTCAGATGAAGGCAATGGTGAATTTTGGAAAACTAAATTTACAACCCAATATAACTGAATAGAGAACTTCACACAAACTATAAATACAAACCGAATAATCACCTCCGGAATATTATGTAAAGCAATAGCCAATGCCAAGTTGATGCCGACACGAAGTCCCTGCAAGATAATTGACCAAGAACAATTAGTTACAGTACATGATTGGCTTCAACATGATTTTAACTAATTGTGCATAACAAACTTTTTATGTCAACATATCCTCAGTATAAATTTCAGAAAAACAATGGGTGTAGAACCATATGTCAACACATCCTTCTTAGAAAATTTATATGACCACTGGCAGAAGAGCCATAAACCACGACATCATCCTTTCTAAGATCAAATTCTATGTCACTGTTTCATGGGGCAAGTTCCTGAGTGATAGTCACACTTTTACCATGACAAACCATTTAAGACAAGCTCATTGAACACTGATGGTAGTTTTGAGGTAGCAAGATCTTTTCTTTGTCTGAACTACAAAACCAACATAATTATTAATATTGTGCTATCTCATTCAAATGTTGTAAATCACCTTATAGCAAGAATCTAGCTTAAGTATGACAACAAATTCTGTCTGTATCCCTACATTCCCCATCCAATATTACTCCCACAAcaccatataaataaatatataaataattagaAGCTGTATAACATGAAAACAACAAGCACTCAATCAACACTATGCACATAGTATTTTATTCAAGAGAGATATGATGATAGGAATCCATGTCATAAAGCAAGATCTTTaatcaagaaataaaagataTACCTTCATTGATCCAAGAAAGACCGCCATCCCCTCGGGAAAATTATGCAAGCTGATGCCTGTATCACATAGATGAGATGAATGGATTCTACATATGCAGAAGAATGCAAAGGTTGCACAATATACATAAAAAGTTGGATAAGTAATGAACTTTTCATAAGAATCCGACATTATGTAAGCAAAATATAAGGAAACATATTTTTCCATCAATGATGGGTGGTCGTTAGACTGTAACAATAAAGGAAAGCATAAGACTAATACATGAAGAACTCATTCCAAGAAGTACGTGAAGATATCAATTTAAGTTTCTAAATTCTTCCATTTTTAAACAAACTTATAACTAATGTTAACATTTAAATTGGTTGTTGATACCCTATTTTAAgtagcatataaaatatttttttctacctTATTGAACTTTCAGAGTAGCTTAAGAAAGTAACTACCACAGGAAAGAAGACATGTTACTATCTAatgaaatttgagaaacattagcACTTTGAGACCCAAATAATTGGGCCTTTATGACTTGTCAGTTTACTGGGCCAACCCATTTTGGTTTCTAAAACCATGTGCATGCATTGCCAGAATGAGTGTGAGTGAGGACAGCATAGACACGCACATAACAAAAATAGGAACAACATACTAGCATCTAATGCAACAAAAGTTTTACAGCTCTAGAATAACATGTACTTATGTAGTGTCTGACCTTTCAATCATATTCTTAGAACAAGCTTGGACAATAAGCTCTGTGAGCTAATAACTTGAATAAATAGAAGCTTCACAACAACATAAGCAACTTAGAAACCTCACGTCTATTGTATTTGTTAAAAGCAACAGTTTCCAATATCTTTAGATCTGGATGTTCACTTAGTAATAACACTAAAATAAGCCACTTAGTTCAGGTCATGTACATAAGACTTCTAGTTTTTAAGATCTCGGACAATGCATGCCACAGCAAAACTTACCAATTCAATAAACGATGTGAAGACTTTTTATGTAATAAAGTTACTTTGCTCGACCATTAACTTCTGTAATATAATATCTCAGAAAGCTGCATTACATATTCAACCAACATGTTGCACCAATTGtcattaattaaaattttgaaaatattgatTTTTTGAGGATCCTACCAAAAAATATTAAATCTAAGTATATACATGCATTAGAAAGGTTTTCATTCTTAGATATATGTTAGTGGGTAACTATTGAACACTAAAAGAAATCTTTCAATAATCTCACTATTTTCACCCTGATTTTATTAAATGGGATATACAATGTGGACCTTGTAATGTACAGACTATTGTCATAGTAATTCTACAAAAAAGAataggcaggaagaatcatatgtaATTTTATATGTAAATAATAACAGCTTTATCATTCAATATAAAGGAGAACTCCACAGAAAGATATTAAGAAGCATGATTACCAACTGCAGTGATTATCCCACTAAATAAGATTTGGTGTTGGTGTTTCCTGTTCATATCCTTGGTTGATCCATCATCTTCTTTCTATCATTATCAGAGAAAATGAGACAAGCATGAATATTTGTCTCTTACTAAGAGAGAACACGACTGATGACAAAATCATGTTCTCTAAGGTGTTGAAAATACATTCACACACCAACCTCTTCGTTTCTTGAAACAAATGATGGTTCTGGAATAAAATTTACAATCGAGGCGAAAAATAGTGCTCCAACAAAGAACTGCAGATTCGAGAATATAAAATTGAAGATAACAACACTGACAAAATAAGCATCAAAGGGTGTAAAGAAGAATTAACATGACAGTGTCAAGGACTTGATTGATTGCATTAAATAAATAACCCACCCAAACGTTGCCTTTAAGGAAGCCAAGAGTGTTCAAAGCATTATGCGCCAAGTCAAAGAAGGATATGCTCAACATAAGTCCAGCAGCAAAACCCTGACAAGAAATAAGAGTAATTTGTATAGCATATGGCAGAAAGAAAACTGACGGAGGATGAGAAAGAATGACTAGGTGCTACAAACGAAGAGACAAAGAGATAAGACCTGCAAAATACCGAGCATCTTGAGATCGGGCGTATGGTTTAAAACGACAAAAAGTCCACCTGCTTAGAGTAACAAACAAGCCATCAGGCTTGAAACAAACCCTACATAATCACTCAAACTACACAACATGGACCATTTCAGGATGATTCTCCATGACCAAAAGCCAATAAATTGCTCGTTCAATCCTATGTTAAAGACTAGCAGTTTATGCCAAAGAAAATTCCAAACTTTCATTTTTATCTCCAAACAAAAACTTTTAGTTCCTTCAATCACACCCACAGTAAAAATTACGACACTTGGCTTGCGAACATTTCACCTTCCCTGTAGAATTACCGACTTTAGCAACATATTTGAAGCTACAATTTGTCACCGACGACTGCTAAATCATGGATTAGACCGAAGCATCAAAAAGAACCACAGGAAACACTGGAGAGGCTAATAAAGCAACCCATTATCCGGCCACCCTACGCGAACTAATGAGTACCACCGATTCACATGAAGAAACAACGAATAAACCCCAAATCCAACAAAAATCAAATTAAGGCCCAAAATCTGGTTGATTCGATGAAATTTCTAGAAAAAATAGAGGATTGATTGAAATCTAGGGGTGGTGGTGGTCGCGAAATGGAAGATTCGGAACGCACCAATCGAAGTGCTGAACCCGCCGACAAGGGAGAGCGCGAGGGCGATCATAACCTGGGAAGCCATCGAAAGCGAAACCCTAGAACCAAAAAAATCGTGCCCTTCTCCCGTATCGCTATTGACCGAGGAACGGGAGAGGGTGGAAGTGAGGAAGACGAcgacgcgagcggcgagcggcgtgcGGTGTGGGGAATGACGACGCCGCGATGTGAATAGGTGAGGAGCCACGCAGTCTCGCCTACTCGTTCGTACTACCCGCCACATCACCTGTGCGGGACCTAGAAGAGAGCCCTTGGCCGCCTCTTGTTGTAGGTGGGTCAGGAGTCGGTAACGAGCAAGTGCGTAACTGGGTCCAGTCTCGCGTGGTTCATGGCTCTTTTCTCGGAAGTGTTAGattccttttcttttatttttccgcTTTTAATTACAATCAATTATAATTGCCACTTAAGCTGGCTAATTTTCTTAAGGCTCATATGGTCACATTAATGTCAACAAGATTATTGGCTAATAGAATATAATTCGACTATAAGCTTACGAATATAATCCATATAAACCTGATTCTTAATATTTATTGAGTTCCTCCTACCTATAAGATGCTAATCATCAAAGCAATAAATGTTCTCAACTCAGATGAGTACACATTTCTGTTCATCAAGAAATAGCAAGCAACTACAAGCTAATCTAGTGTTAACAATCCTACAGAAACATCAGTTCTTGGCGCCTCAACAAGAGATTTTAGGCACAACTCCATCATTCGTGGTTGTCAGCTGTGCATTGTAGCAGAAGGATGCTGCCTTCACCGAGGCATCTGCAGGTTGGATGTCGACTCCATCTATGATGATGCCTGTGCAAGCTGTAGTTTGGCTGCAGTTGAGGCTGATGGCCATGTCGCTGCTGGACGTGCCGGTCGCCCGAATGTAGTGCACATCGCTGATTTGAACGGCCGATGTCTTCATCACCATGCAAGCAAAGCACAAAAAGCAGAAGAGAAGAGGCAAAAGAATGCTTTTAGTAGCTTCAGAAACAGCAGTTTAAGCTGCTGCAGACATCTGCAGATTAACAACTATTCTTGTAATCGAAGTGTTAGAACAAGTTTATGAGCACTTGCCATGTTGGGACAATCGTAGTCACCATTACAGTAGTACTGATCTATTAGTATGGGATGATACACAGCAGTGAAGTTGATATCCTCAAAAGTTATCTTTCTTGCATAGCCAGACCCTCCCTGATAAGAACAAAACTTAATGTGATCATAATTTTCTATCTTGTTCCTAGATGGAGAATGGTCAACCTATCAGGAGTTTACCTGCCATGTCTTGATCCTGACACCATTCTGTGTCTCCCAGAAATTGCAAGTGGAAACATGAACTTGCTCCACTGCTGCTTGGGTTTCCTCCTCACCTAAGCTTCCAATGCTGTTTTGAGCAGGTTGACATAATAAGCAAGTCTCCTTTATTGCACATAATAATATGGTTTATATCTTCATGGAATTTGCCACTTTTCTTGGTCTGTGTGTTTCTTAATAGCTGAAGTATGGAGAAGTCATACACACAAACCTGATGCCATGGCCAGGGCCACAGGTGATCTGAGTGATATTGACATCAGAGGTGCCATTTCCAATGGATATGCAGTCATCTCCTGCAAGCAGGTGGAGAACAACATGGTAAGCCAGGAAACCTGAAGCCTTCGATACATCTCCACCAGTTCTCTCGAGTTCATGGTCATTATTACCTGTGCCAATAGTTGAATTTGATACTGTGACATGTTGGCAACTTCTAATGTAGATGCCATCTGTGTTGGGGCTGTCTCCAGGAGCTGTTATGTTGATCCCATGCACTTGCACCCCAACAATCCCATATATACCAATGTGCTTCTGTTGGCTGTTTGTGAAGTCTAATCCACTCAATGTGAAGTTACTGCCACCAGAGATGGACAGTGCCTGAATCCAACATCCCAGCTCAGTGACAAATGAAATAGCTCCATGTCAATCAAATAACGGTGGTACTTACATTAGGTGCAGTGATGCAATTCTGCAACAAAAACAGACAATGATTGGTGATCATTCTTGTAAGGATATTTCATAGAACAAAGTGGGGAAGAAGATGCCTTACAGCACTTCTTTTGCAGTTCCACCAGATTTCACCTTGACCATCTATTTTTCCTGATCCATTAATTGATAACCCATCCACATGCTCAAAGTTGATCCAGTAGTTCCCCTCAGTATCCAAAAGATTATTAAGGGCCATAATAGTTCCATCAATCTATGTTGCAAAGCATATATAACTCAGTAAAAAGGTTACAGAAAGATCACTTAGAAGAACTGATACAGAAAGCAGGCTGAGTAAGAAGAACCACAGATTGAGAGCTAAAACGGAAGGCAGCATGACTCACTAAGAACAACTACAAAATGGTAGATGACAGAGAAGGCAGCTTCACTCACTAGGAACATGAACATATGGTACCTGGACAAGGATGGGAGAGTTGCAAGGGCCAGAGAAGGACACTTTGCTGAGCAAGAATGTCATCCCTGCAGGAACAAGGAAGGTTGGAGTGCTGAGATCGCCACACACTGCACTCCATGTCTGCTTAAACGCCTGCAAAAGGGAAGTATGTGATCATAATATCAAAACCATAAAATAACATGTGATAGACTTATGTATATAAaatcacataaataaataaaaaataaagcaatTAAAGTATGTATAACAATTAATATCTCAAGCATTTATAAGCAAGTATGAGCACCAAAGAGATTAACAggcaaacaaaaataataatatctctACTTTACTAACACATACAATAGTTGTATACTTCACACCTTAATGCATACGGTTAGTAGCATTAAGATATGTTTATGAGGCAATAAATTACAGGCTAAAGTGTAATGCTTCTATTACAACTAGTTAGATATTAAAACTTTGATGGTAAATTATCCTTCTTTGTTGTTTGAGAACAACAAGTATTATTTCTACGATAATGAATGGATCTTAAGTAATTATGGACCTCTTATATTGTTATCTCATCTCACTTTCAAGCATCCACAGACACAGAAAGACAGTCATCTATCTCCTTTCTGCATGCATGCGTATGTGCGCATTCTAACGCATACATATGCACAAAGATGCACCAGAGAGAGAGGATCTTATACTTCGAGATCGTCCGTGATGCCATCTCCCATGGCGCCGTGATCAACCACGCTGAAGACAGTAGCAAGTCCTCCAACAGTAGAAGAAACAAGGATCAAGAAGACAAGACAACCCCCGTATTCCTGCATGCATGAGATACAAACGCACACATTAACTACACTGCCAAGTGACACGAAGGCAAAAGAGACGACCCGTTTGCCTACCATTCCTCGGTCTCTCTGACGCATGCAAACTTCTGAGAGTGAAAtggatgaagaagaagacgacgaagaCGGCTTTAAAGTGGAATTTTGGTTGACTTGCGTCACCTTATCCTGGAAGAAAAATCGCAGCGTATTAACTTCAATTCCCTAAGTGTTTCATTAACGTGTGGAAAGAAATAACTGGAGATAATTAAGAGCTAATGCTTGGAAACAGTGATTCATGCTTGCAACGTATGCTatagtttgtatttttttttccttcagaaATAGGAACAACTCAAAAGCTTGAGCTATAAATCGTGGATCAGATTCATTATGTGTCGATCACTCTTTCAATCCTATGCAACATGAGATTATTCCTTTTTATTCATTTTCTTTCATTTCATACACCTAAATATTTCTATCATTTCTCTGTGTTCATCAATAGGGTGGAAGACTTGATTGTATTccccatattctttaagagtttaAAATTTACACACTACTTATGGTTCGATCATCCATATCTACCCATCACATGTTGTTCATTTTTCTCGGTTTGTTCATAGcttaaacacaaaaaaaaaaaaaaagttgattatCATAACTTCAAGTTTATTATACGTTATTAGCAACACGAGATTATTCCATTATCACATTTTCTTTCATTTCACATACATAAATATTATTATCGATTATCTTTATCATAGTCTTATGTTTAAAATCTAACTACTATTGCATATTCACACATTCATGTTTATCCATCACATCGGTTTATAAAAAAACAAAATGTTAGTCAAAGAAACTCAAAGATGAATAAGAGAAATAAAAtgggagaagaaagaggaaacTGAAGCGTGACCTTTTGAAAGATATTGAGGTAGTCAGCAGTACTCTTCTCTCCTCTTGAAGTTCTCTTCGAGTTCATTCTTTACATAAGGCTAAACTCTTATCTCATCTCATCCTAATTTTATCTTTAAAAGATTCATGTTTAAATCATATGATATCTTTAACAGATTCATGTTTAACAAATTAATCATATAATCCTATCTCGAATTATATTAATCTTTTTTTGAGATCCTAATCAAATTATATGATAAAATAATCGTTATTGATAAAAAGAATTATATACACTTTAATAGCTCGGCATCTTATTTCATATTCATTTTAGATTATAAATGTCTAATTATCTATATTTTCACCACACATCCCAAAAATAAATATGTAAATTAGACTTGGAAAAAGAACTAAATTGattgattcatatataatattttagctCTTTTATAAACtaagtataatatatataattataattttaattaatcaaaatatgaTATGTTTCTTTCCTTTAAAATGATTGAATTTGATTCTTTATTTACTTTTTCTCCTAGTTGAAGATTCATGTTTAAATAAGGCTAAactctcatctcatctcatcctAATTTTATCTTTAAGAGATTCATGTTTAAatcatatgatattttaaaagatttatgTTTATAAATGTAATTATCTGATAAAATAATCATTATTGATAAAAGTAATTATATACCCTTTAATAGTTTGGCTTCttattttatattcattttaGATTATAAATGTCTAATTATCTACATTTTAGCTGCACATATCCCAAAAACAAATGTGTAAATTAGACTTAGAAAAAGAACTAAATTGattgattcatatataatattttagctCTTTTATAGActaagtataatatatatatatatatatatatatatatatatatatataattataatttcaaCTAATCAAAATATGGTACGTTTCTTTCCTTAAAAAGATTGAATTTGATTCTTTATTTACTTTTTCTCCTAGTTGAGTAGATCCATGTTTAAATAAGGCTAAactctcatctcatctcatcctAATTTTATCTTTAAGAGATCCATATTTAAATCATATGATATCTTTAACAGATCCATGTTTCACAAATCCATGTTTGAATCATATGATCCTATCTCGAATTATATTAATCTTCTTTTAAGGTCCTAATCAAATTATATGATAAAATAATCATTATTGATAAAAGTAATTATATACCCTTTAATAGCTCAGCATCTTATTTCATATTCATTTTAGAGTATAAATGTCTAATTATCTACGTTTTCGCCACACATCCCATCACAAAAATAAATATGCAAATTAcacttagaaaaaaaaattaaattgattgattcatatataatattttagctCTTTTATAGactaagtaatatatatatatatatatatatatatatatatatatatatatatatatacatatataattataatttcaaCTAATCAAAATATGGTACGTTTCTTTCCTTAAAAAGATTGAATTTGATTCTTTATTTACTTTTTCTCCTAGTTGAGTAGATCCATGTTTAAATAAAGCTAAactctcatctcatctcatcctAATTTCATTAATCTTCTTTTAAGGTCCTAATCAAATTATATGATAAAATAATCATTATTGATAAAAGTAATTATATACCCTTTAATAGTTCAGCATCTTATTTCATATTCATTTTAGATTATAAATGTCTAATTATCTATGTTTTCCCCACACATCCCATCACAAAA
Coding sequences within:
- the LOC103981337 gene encoding zinc transporter ZTP29, translated to MASQVMIALALSLVGGFSTSIGGLFVVLNHTPDLKMLGILQGFAAGLMLSISFFDLAHNALNTLGFLKGNVWFFVGALFFASIVNFIPEPSFVSRNEEKEDDGSTKDMNRKHQHQILFSGIITAVGISLHNFPEGMAVFLGSMKGLRVGINLALAIALHNIPEGVAVALPVYFATQSKWQAFKLATLSGFAEPLGVIFVAYLFPSSLSPEILEGLLGSVGGVMAFLTLHEMLPLAFEYAGHKQAVQAVFVGMALMSASLYFLEISLPEEMSM